A single window of Cryptococcus neoformans var. neoformans JEC21 chromosome 3 sequence DNA harbors:
- a CDS encoding expressed protein yields the protein MIMAEVSSSASATHTKQYKPYFSPANVERLSAKQRGKLSVSREERARQQACGFIDAVGVRCGFPRRTIATAQTLYMRFHLFFPYKDFSYIEVALATLYVSSKLHDTLKKPRDIILASFPIRFPHLLRKGTIDPSVAQAHGLDSERARILSIERLVLESMAFKFSANDGLRPVIKIGKKLGLNKDFCKICWKVAVDSYRTPAPLSYPPHIIALGSIYTAALLTMESLSLETAEIMDQTRTPRGIVELLGNTGSWEEDYVAGVTHVDEVVHALLDLYHTVLSNPENQALQAPSPVSPKEPLGSTAATSALSSSGTTAFPLSAFWTPQTLTKLKISLRERRGGLTAMPGWATEDTGETDEVAEGMGKNDVTIRFLWDEDLMACARECSH from the exons tgCAACCCACACGAAGCAGTACAAACCTTACTTCTCCCCGGCAAACGTCGAAAGGTTGTCGGCAAAACAGCGAGGGAAACTCAGCGTATccagagaagagagggctAGGCAGCAGGCATGTGGATTCATTGATGCAGTAGGAGTCAGGTGTGGATT TCCAAGGCGAACGATCGCGACGGCTCAAACGCTATATATGCgatttcatctcttcttcccttacAAAGATTTCAGCTATATT GAAGTTGCTTTAGCTACTCTCTACGTATCTTCAAAATTACACGACACTCTCAAGAAACCGCGCGACATCATTCTGGCTTCGTTCCCTATCCGTTTCCCGCACCTCCTCCGAAAAGGGACCATTGACCCATCTGTCGCTCAGGCTCATGGCCTGGATAGTGAACGCGCGAGGATATTGAGTATAGAGAGACTGGTTCTGGAAAGCATGGCTTTCAAATTCTCGGCGAATGATGGGCTAAGACCTGTGATCAAAATAGGCAAGAAATTGGGGT TGAACAAAGATTTTTGCAAAATTTGTTGGAAAGTGGCAGTGGATAG TTATCGAACACCAGCACCTCTATCTTATCCTCCCCATATTATCGCTTTAGGGTCTATATATACAGCTGCTCTTCTTACGATGGAGTCTCTTTCGCTCGAAACAGCTGAGATCATGGACCAAACTAGGACACCTAGAGGAATAGTTGAACTTTTGGGTAATACTGGGtcatgggaagaagattacGTTGCTGGAGTAACGCATGTCGATG AGGTTGTGCATGCCTTACTGGACCTTTACCATACCGTCTTATCCAATCCAGAAAATCAAGCGCTTCAAGCGCCGTCGCCCGTTTCTCCAAAAGAGCCACTAGGGTCCACTGCTGCAACATCAGccctttcctcatcagGAACGACGGCTTTCCCACTATCAGCTTTCTGGACACCGCAAACACTAACGAAGTTGAAAATCAGTTTAAGAGAAAGGAGGGGTGGTCTTACTGCCATGCCAGGTTGGGCGACTGAAGATACTGGGGAAACCGACGAGGTCGCAGAGGGGATGGGTAAAAATGATGTCACAATCAGGTTTCTATGGGACGAAGACCTGATGGCATGCGCACGTGAATGTAGCCATTAA